The stretch of DNA CTTATCAACGTTAAAGAACGAACACTCGGGCCATCGTAAAGAGGTTTCCAACCCACGAAatcattaaaatctttaaattccCTTAATGTGTCACAAACTTCACAGGAACTTTGAACATATTGTCCAGCCTGTTTGTTTCCTCGAGCCAATGAAACACTAGCAAGTCCTAATTGTGTTTGTAAATTATATGAGATATCgacatgatatatatttgaaaaactaATGCAAATGTCCAACAAGGGTGTGATTCTCGAGTGCCTGAAGTTACGTCAAAACAGATCAAACATAGAAAACCAATGCCGTGAGTGTGGTGGATATAAACAAGAGCAATAGACACAGCAACCAGACAAATATGAAGGTACATCAAAGTAATTATAACATAGTCATTTATAATAACTGAACAATGGGAAAAATACATGATAAAACAAGGATTGTCTTAAGAATTCATGATATTGTactttatgaaataaattaggAGGAAAAATAGCACTGATCTTAACTTTTtatgaaattcaaaattattaagaaCTTACATAATAAGCTTCAAATTCTCGACATGGTTTAAGTAGGCATAGATATTATGACCGTTAACAGGTCCAGTCCCTTGAATTCCAACTCTTCTGAGAGTGTTCGTCTCCATATCTAAGTGAAATATGTAGAACGGATTGGACAAGTGGAATGGAGAAAACACAATTTCACTTGTTCCAATAATCCCAACAATGTAAACTCTAGTCTCCGCAACTAGCTCCTTCCACATAGGCGGCAATATGTGAATATGCTTTGACCATGTACGTTCTTCATCAGTTGCATCTGGAACCCACAACTCAAAGCTTGCAGCTCCTCCATCCATAAAATTACCGATTGATGGATGAAAAATTGCTCCTAATTTACCCTTGTAATTTATTAAAGTACAATGATACTCCATAtcctcaatattaagaaagttgaACTTCTCCAGCTGAACATTAAAGCAGACTATAATATCGTTTCTAGACTTACGATTCATAGCTACGTAGTACAAAACCCCTTCGATGCATACATCGCTAGCATAAGGGTAATGGTCTACTGAACATTCAAGCATTTTCCATTTCAGCTTGTCAGTTCCTAGCGTTAGAACTTGAAACTCTTCCGCTTTATACAAAAAGGGCTTTTCGCGAATTGTCATGCACAATACCTTATATTGTTTTTCGACTGGATCATACCCAAGATAGGTTACAACCCGACCCCTCCTCGATCTCACCTTGGGTAATGATTTGAACTGTCTTgtgctagggttacatatcaTCATCCTTGCATCCCTCCTTCCACTCAATTCATACTCATCTCTCGTACACAACAATCCACAAACAGGCTCACAAACTCGAAAGGTGTAATCTCTAGGGACATCCATATGGCTATCCACAACTATGAGATTTGAATTGTTGTCTGAAATCAGGTACTCAGGTGCAGAGAAGATAGACCACTTACCCTCAGCTTCAAAAGTGAAAAGGAGACGCGGCCGAGTAGAAGACCTCGTCAGGAACAGGTCGGTGTAATGTGGGTTGCATAGAAGAGAATTCCAATTCGCTGACACACAACGAGACCTCGCGACGGATTTCACAGGCAATCTGGAGAGTATATCGACCAGGAGATCAACTGGCAGCCTACCATAGTTTTCTCCTAACCCATCTGTTGATGATATGGTTAGGTGAGCCTCATTTTTGGAGACGTGCTCCTTTCGTTTTTTCTTGGTGGACATTGCATGaattaaaaggaaatgaaaCCCTTTCGAGTATATATTGAGTACCGATAGTCAAACACAACTTGAAGTTATATATGGTCTTCCAAGATTTTACAATAAAACCTTAAAGGTCCACTAGCCTGCCACCTGCCACCTTTTGGTTGGTTATATGTTTTACTTCTACCACTATTTTTATCTTATCTCTTTTGTAAccttatcttcttttctttaatttccttttgcattattattattaatatatatagattattagcTATATATAATcactaattaataaattttgaatctaACTCATTACACCATATTTggtatgtaaatatatttaaattatttggtttcttatagtcaaaatattaaatttaaacaattaaatcattaggcAATGAGtctatgttttacaaaaagtgtctttctgtttgtttttcttgatttacattttaagtttttaatacgATAGTCTTTAAACAGTAACATGTTTCCTTTTCAGTATACAAATCTTATAAATTTGggttttagttaattaaaatcGAGATGGTGGTTTCTGAAATAAAGGTATTTGCACATCTCAAAACTTTAAGCATTAATACAACAAAGCTGGATTATAAAGTTTCACTCATGTGTTATTTTGTATGTGATTGCGAATCATCAACAAATATTAATGATGGTTCAATGGATGTGTCGATTACCGCGTTGTATtaagatattatatatctattattaATTAGGTCACTAAGAGCATGATTACTGGTGTTTCtcagatgatttctttagcATTTGggacccaaaaaaataataaacaaccTAATAATGGGTCCACTAATGCAAGAATCGCTTCTGTCGGAAGCATTTGGAGCAACAGGTTAAGAACGATACGTGGCGTGTGATGAGTGGTTGGTGCCTAAAAATAAAAccggatttttttttctcatttctttttctttcttcccgacggtctctctctctcttctctctcgtttcgAAACGACACAAGATGCGATTATGCGATTCTTGATGAAATCGGAGAAATCATTGGATTCTCGTCGAATCCATTGAATTTTCCGGCATAAACCGGTTGTTTGTTGATTACCCGGAGGCGATGGCTTCCAGATCGGCGAATGGGTTATTACATCTGACATCGACGGCGGCTGTTTCTTATCGACATCAACGGTGGTGCCCTGAAGCTAACGGCGAGGTCCAAACCCTAACGAATCGGAGGGAGAAGTTTCGTTTCTCTTGTCTGATTGATTGCATGTTTTCTTTTAGGTTTGGGTGGTCTCCGATTGATTGAttgcatgtttttcttttagttttgggTGTTGATTCGATTGTGTTGATAGAGTATCCGATTAGATTATCGATTAGAGTATGGATTTTATTTACAAGCGctcttgtgtttgtttattaaatCCATTGgtgtgttggttttttttttttgagatgttGAAACAAAACAGGTTGTTATGGAATGATTACAGTTTAGTGTtcaattgtttgttttgcagCTTTTGCAATGACACGCTTGGAGACCTATGGAGTTTGGCCAAACCAAAGActgcttttgttgttgtgatgttCTGTTGTTGTGATGCGGATCATGAGTGGAAGCAATTCAAAGCTGCCACTGATCTCTTAGccaagaaaaatgattaatcTCCATTGAGAACTATCAATgtctgtatttttattttatgtttgtcttatctttgttatatattgtatatgtaaCTGTGTGATTAATATTGACTATTTTGTCATGCTTTGTGCAAGGTCTAAATGAATTTGATTTGGAGTGGTATTCTCAATGTAGAACAGCGGTTGGATTCTCTAATTTGAAAAGGTATGGTACTCTAGCTTTTTTGTGTGTTACTCtactaatgatggtctaagtTCACAGACATTCGACTTGTTCATACAAAACGTTCTGGTGTAGTAAGTCGTAACTTGGCTAAATTACTTAGGACGTAGACAATCATTCTGATTGTTTTGACCCTATGTCTTGGATTTTTAGACCCTTTTGTGTAAAGTGTTTACTAATAAATAGTAGTTTaatttcaatgaaaaaaaaaagcaaattattttttaatataagaggCACATGTGTGGTTGAAACTTGGATGTGGTTGAAAAGAAAAACCCCTTTTATTAGTAGGCGTGCTATACCACTAtggatatcttttttttatcttaacgTGTTTGTTTACCAAGTTTCATTATGGTCTTTAACTCTTTACATTGCCAACGAATGAATGCTTATGTTTAAGGAAACGTTCTTCCACAAAATATTACTACTTCGCATATCACATATCTATCACCAACTAAACAGAGTACTGCGATTAGTGAAGGTAAACTAGAGAATGGTGTCGATACGAAAtccaactaaaaataataacatttaaataaacCGGCGGATTTTGTTGAGAAAGCGTTATAACCCAAAAGAGGCTTCTTAGTCAAACAAGCCGGATACAGAATCATCGTCACTCTCTTCTTTCACCTCCTCCTAAAGATAGAAATATCACAAgaataacaaattaaaccaataaattatatatatttattattagcAGTAATTACAATTATGAGCAGAGTAAAACTGTAAAAGGGTTCGAGGAGAGAAGAATACAATGCCTTCTTTTACTCTTCAGTTTCTGGGGCAGCTTGAATGGCTCCTCCAGCTGCAGAGGCAGAAGCAGACACAGCCATGGGAACAGCAGCAGAGCCACCAACACTAGCGTTCATAAAGAGATCAtcgatgtttttgttttggcaaAGCTTGGCAAAGAGACTAGGCCAGTATGATTCAATGTTCAAATTGGCTGTTTTCACCAGTGTTGAGATCTTATCAGCCTAGTTAACAAGTAACCAAAAAATGCTACAAGTTAAGGATCAAGTAGGTTTTGTTCAAAAACAATGTCAAGATTGAGCCTAGCAAAAGGCCTGATTAGCAACTAAACAACGAATAGGCACCAAGACTACAAAAAATCAGGTgtgttgtatcatttatttgtatcacaaaataaaatgaagtaaatttaaattacttattttcaagtgaagcaaataaaaatgattagcATCAATTAGATcatttgatgttataattatctaattttacgtcagttatttatataaaatgattagcatcaataaaatatatttttatatcatttaaataattgatgtgtttttttgtgtggataaaatcacttttaaaatgatttaaaatttaaattaactaaaaactaatgttaaataaaattatatttaaataattaataaatctatttaaatagatatttgtgagtgaaaaaaaaatttttgcgcattaatttttttggtctttttctatattttgcgCGTTAACTTTTTTGGGACTAATCATCCAGTATCCGCTATCCGTTCATATCCATTCCGAAAAATTGGATATCTGGAAAACCGGATCTGTATCCGGATAACAAAATGTGATATCCGTAAAAAACGGATCCGGATCcagataataaaaattttaagactCGGATATCCGTATCCGGATCCAActcatatttattaaatttttattcattGTATCTACGAATAATTGGCATTTAATCATTgcaagaggagagagagatgaaggagatatatatagtagaagGTGAGAGGTTGTTTTCTCTCAAGTGGGCGATGTGGGATGTTGCAAGTCTCTCTTCTCATTAAATTatttgtcccacatcggctctaaacaaatataattgttattttacTCTCTTATAAATATCTATCACTTGCTGTACAATTCATTCACAGGCTAATGGGCTTTGCAGAGCTTCACTTGCCCATTTAGGAAGAACAGTTCAACTTTTTTGATTTATAATCAAAAGGCttttaagttaaaaatttaagaaattttcaGGTTCAATTATGGATCTGGATATCCGGcaagtattaaaattttaggcGGATATCCGACTTCTTTTTGAAAATGGGTGGATATCCGGATCCGTCTTAGGGCTACTCTCTGGTAACAGATCAAGGAGAATCAATCAGAAAAAGAAATCGGAAGCTTCTCTCTTGTATTTGAGTTTGCGAAGTTTATCGGGTCAAGAAACTGGTAAATCGGTACTGATGCAATTATTGTAATCATTTGTGATAATTGACACTAATTTTAAATCAGTTTAActaaatgacataaatattaacatcacttaaataaaatgatataaaggTTGACATCAATTTtaaacaaatgatatatattgacATTGATTATAATAATCGatgtaaatatttgaatattagcATCAGTTTCATATAAactgatacaaattatttgcatcgacaaaatataaatcattcattaaagtgatacaaattatttttgcatcacTTAAAACTGATgcaataatagaaaataaatgatttaatacaACACTTTTTTTGTAGTGCAAGTACCATCAACACGCCAGACACACATAGATTGTACAAGACATGGCGAACATGGAATTAAGAAATGGACTACATacacaaaatgacaaaattacaatcacataaaaaaaaaacaaggctCGGAGCGGAAGATAAAAAGGACTCACAATGACATCGATTCCATCGTCGTGGAGGATGAGAGAAGCGTAAGTGCATGCGAGCTCACCGGTGGCCATTTGTAGCTAGCTAGCGTCCCACGAAGGATCTACAAACACACCAACAGAACGCATCAAATCATAATCTGAACTTTAGATGAAACAGAATAACAAAACTTGTAGAGAGAACAGAAAGTCAGAAAGAGAAACAATGACCGGACCTTTAACCCAAATGCTCTTCTGGCTGAAGcggaaagtttagggtttgcGTGCGTGgtctctttttaattatttcgatagggttagggttttgggggattggttattatatttttaattgggCACGTGAAATTCCATTGGTGGCCTAGAGAAAAGTTGGGACTGGAATGTCATAGTCCATATATATCTTATgtataataagagaaggtttcttCTAAACTTTGTTTGAGGTGATGACATCTGGCGTTTTATATAGTTGACACTTGTCCATTACTAATTAAATATGGCCACAATTGTCAACTTAATCCCTTGGTAATTACAAAATTTGCcttgacaaacaaacaaatgggaTCTGAACATGCAGTCCCtgtgtttctcttcctctcatatgttatttaaatTGAAGCtcgaatttagttttagttttgtattcTGCTTTTGAAAACATAACGTTTTTCCATCAAAGTAaattaagttatttgataattgcttacttATTTATTAAGAGAAGGTTTCTTCTAAACTTTGTTTGAGGTGATGACATCTGGCGCTTTATATAGTTGACACCTGTCCATTACTAATTAAATATGGTCACAATTGTCAACTTAATCCCTTGGTAATTACAAAATTTGccttaacaaacaaacaaatgggaTCTGAACATGCAGCCCCTGTATTTCTCTTCCTCCCATATGTTATTTAAATTGAAGCtcgaatttagttttagtttttgtattcTGCTTTTGAAAACGTAACGTTTTGCCATCAAAGTAaattaagttatttgataattgcttacttatttatttccaattaaatattagtaatctATTTTCCAGAAAATTATAATCCAATAGAATTCAATTTctgattacttttattattactaGGTGTTAGCTCACGCTACGCGTGAGTTATTACATAATcactattatattttgaaaaattaatataaattaacatgttattattattattttttcggtATACATCAAAATGTAAAGACTACATagtatgaatttaaataaaataaattaatcaaattttcttttgatgataatatatttagtgcAATTAAGTCATATTGTATCTTACATGCCATatgccatatatttttgtagttgtagtcatatttcaaaatcattgagatatatatatttcataaaatttattttgtggtgttagttatgcattttttttttttaattttatggtgATAGcttaaaaagatttaaaatgtttcaattaagacaaaatcaaaataataaacagtAGGTTTGCAGTgtcacatacatatataactaagtgAGCCTAACAATAGAATATTAGACTAATacattttccattaaaaaaacaaaaaaaccagcAACTACTTTATTCGGTTATTATCTTGAGATCTTTAATTGTGCTagactttgatttatatgaaatgataatgtttcatatagaaaaaataattaaactatatatcatatattatatgtatatcctattcaaataaactgaaacttttattaagttaagGTATCATTGgtcaaatcaagaaaaaataatgatattgaataatttatataattatgtgagatttgaaataTGAGGCCATGAGGATTATAACGagatatgtgtttttttctaataGATAATACAGAAATCGATGTGTAACTacataatatgtaatttaaaagtGAGTGTTGGTGGTTCCATAATTAAATGGGTCTAACTACataatatgttacacattgatcatttaaaaggaatatgaacATCTAATTcccaaataaacttgattttttgttaaaaccaacatatgtgaatttaaatttagctatggaaatttttcaaaaaatatgaatagattagaaaggcaagaaatataaaagaaatattttatttttatataaataaactaaaaattgaaaacaatgttaaatatatataatactttctaaattaaaatatagaatcaaactcttacaacacatatgagatataccaacatttgatattggtgggagaggaggagagaatgattacttataagttgataatccaaattatataatggagatgaatctttaaaaataagaacaatgtaaaatatatatcatgtagtctctaaaattaaaatttagcattaaaaatttacaatgatatttaattttttttttgtaacccatacaacaaaaaagaaatcgaaaaaaaaaaatgatttgaggtattgtggaagagaatgatagaagtggaagagaatgagagaatgtgaaaatgagaaagtaaaagaatgtcaatatgagagaatgagagaatgagagaatgagagaatgcttatttatatgatgaaTCCATGGAAGTTACATTacaataatttattgtgtttgaataaaattgagtggtggaatatgattaatgcataatttattttgttttcagttataaattattttaatgtgtgagttaaatgtattgtgttaattgggtcttaaatattatttaaagcaattaaaaaattggaaagcaaataaaaatataaaaaataaaacaaacaaaaaatgatttgaggtattgtggaaGAGGATGGGAGAAGTGGAAGataatgtgaaaatgagaaagtaaaagaatgtcaatatgagagaatgagagaatgcttatttatatgataagaattgatggaagttacatttataataataatttattgtgtttgaataaaattgaatggtggaatatgattaatgcatagtttattttattttgagttataattttattttaatgtgtgagttaaatgcaTTGTGTTAATTGAGTCTTAAATATTGtctaaagcaattaaacaattagaaaataaaataaaaaaataaaaaaaaatagaaagcatTAAATGGAAATCAACCAATAAgtagagaccaaaaccttacttttatatatatgattataatcTCTCTCCCTCAATCTACTGGGAATCAACACTTCCACCCCACACTCTAACTACGCGTTTAAAAGTGttacaacctaaaaaaattgctctctactctactctagagTTACTCTCTAACGATGACCACCGgtaaaaatatgattgtttttgggAAGCTTCATACTTTAGAAGAAACAATCTCTTACTCAGCTTTAAATGTCTCTTTCTAGACGAAAATGTAAATCAACTACCTAATCCACACTACAACTATCTCACCTANNNNNNNNNNNNNNNNNNNNNNNNNNNNNNNNNNNNNNNNNNNNNNNNNNNNNNNNNNNNNNNNNNNNN from Camelina sativa cultivar DH55 chromosome 9, Cs, whole genome shotgun sequence encodes:
- the LOC104715469 gene encoding F-box protein At3g49450-like produces the protein MSTKKKRKEHVSKNEAHLTISSTDGLGENYGRLPVDLLVDILSRLPVKSVARSRCVSANWNSLLCNPHYTDLFLTRSSTRPRLLFTFEAEGKWSIFSAPEYLISDNNSNLIVVDSHMDVPRDYTFRVCEPVCGLLCTRDEYELSGRRDARMMICNPSTRQFKSLPKVRSRRGRVVTYLGYDPVEKQYKVLCMTIREKPFLYKAEEFQVLTLGTDKLKWKMLECSVDHYPYASDVCIEGVLYYVAMNRKSRNDIIVCFNVQLEKFNFLNIEDMEYHCTLINYKGKLGAIFHPSIGNFMDGGAASFELWVPDATDEERTWSKHIHILPPMWKELVAETRVYIVGIIGTSEIVFSPFHLSNPFYIFHLDMETNTLRRVGIQGTGPVNGHNIYAYLNHVENLKLIM
- the LOC104715470 gene encoding 60S acidic ribosomal protein P1-like; translated protein: MATGELACTYASLILHDDGIDVIADKISTLVKTANLNIESYWPSLFAKLCQNKNIDDLFMNASVGGSAAVPMAVSASASAAGGAIQAAPETEE